A single genomic interval of Anopheles darlingi chromosome X, idAnoDarlMG_H_01, whole genome shotgun sequence harbors:
- the LOC125951357 gene encoding uncharacterized protein LOC125951357 isoform X2 codes for MFHVPRSSWMVARTTTTTTLSRGATGGATLPFPSSHLSNQIIKAAPNPHHSHHQTSENAGSTVTGVAASSSTAQVQGAGESTNSSELLQLRSGRDGPLNQCISELTSNLHSRRCVSELIAAANSTHPNGRDTNATTTSSSATTTTTTNNNNQSTATPPATTASAATISSNAINNHQSTQSTSESVQGATEGGSEGEGGPGSRSRSASQSKGGGPPPSSPHTLLSPPSHFVTVIEVKESQAAEGSSSSSRGHAMVANTTTATTTTTTTESDGGVEGGGGTKENSSNSSSSSSSSNHQTKCSTPKTATTNNNYENVLINTGGGGGAVLSARERFGGSMERLIIGDREGPGQSGVTVGAGSASTFHDPMKQQQQQHHPKPPPDRGSSTAGAEASVAGGGGGGSAFTANGSSISKRTSQLLGAAAASSASSSSSSSIATAAVDLKKKVPPRPPPKFVRRAAPVEPPTVPSSAVHGQHGGRPSTQEGGGGGGGGGTTTAADQPSGQTNPTIGSSSLERSTVKPAVEIYRQRSSDSLDVKPGGPPTQTSEYGRYQRPSPVTEGLKGRPTASLDSPPGSLGKGGTRVELAASASAVGVSPTGSLGKLQSTSTGNNSSYHSSSDSPTGSLGKADQTPHLQRALTYQRQGTGDSLPSVLGSKESLASGGGGGGTAGGGSITERIKSYESISSLSSDSVRTGGTTRAGEEVTSIGGATQQEQEHYYDTVPLDNGDGDYVYIQPGGIGTEGRPEDNAATLLLLPPSARGSHGSSSQTSVQPLETESPGRNNYVNIEYFIRSTQNNENRSSSIDSDGEADLGPPPVLMRAISTDTNPATSDVAESLAAGGTATSSSSSSSSGLSRKISNANRNTIIRHIVSSIVTSETLYVECLNKMKQYMKAIRATLTTSQPVISEEEFQTIFFKIEELHAVHCEFLTVLRARLAADHDDSATGADGLCVGEQFRQLASHIHLYGAFLHNYGRAIDTVKSCSTHSQQFKEIVSNIVFKNQNEQKLSLEELLHKPVARVQKNALVLEDLLAHTPEQHPDYLPLRQASKTMRTFLAEFNVVQTRTMFPSEDKALRRLVRNSFIVELADGHRKLRHLFLFNDVIACAKYKAAGRGASERNGFEFELKWFIPLRDILICEESANDSKEASPINIVQLKSQACTVRDQIMLDERDEMGRRGGGSRLGGAPGGSSRVGDKHRKKLADLEAQLVLASPNLVFKIGNKATGKTMTFFLSSDFERTQWIDSILSLQQSCNLPGQLAVQIYDLQAWITACQALIKTEMGSYLMRNARDESLLVGDLHLTIQGLTGFDQPPCDLFVCVEIDSYGHYFRKAKTKLVCRSSSPYWNESFVLELEGSQNLRLLLYQDAEQRQKLRAKHVLKLSRSWLQETPVSKSLKLSESLSLGTVIRFVPGEVTLRRVPTSKPGALFGAKLQSVIKREKRDIPFIVSACVREVERRGMAEVGIYRVSGSASDVAKLKKSFETNAYEAEQLLKEVDVHSVTGILKSYLRELPEALFTDQYYQQLFDAFNQQTYTNEAARIHELQRIFADLPQPNRATINLLLDHLMRVHQQEIENKMSLHNLAMVFGPTLLRPGPTASKQKDLLESSTADVMTQAGILYSFLQARLK; via the exons ATgttccacgttccacgttCCAGCTGGATGGTTgcccggacgacgacgacgacgacgttgagccgaggtgccaccggtggtgctaCCTTACCGTTTCCTTCCTCACATcttagt AATCAAATCATCAAGGCAGCTCCCAATCCCCACCATTCCCATCATCAGACATCGGAGAATGCCGGTAGCACGGTGACCGGAGTCGCAGCCTCCTCGAGTACGGCTCAGGTCCAAGGCGCAGGAGagagcaccaacagcagcgagctgctgcaactgcgcAGCGGGCGCGATGGGCCGCTGAATCAGTGCATCAGCGAGCTGACGTCGAACCTGCACAGTCGCCGGTGTGTGAGCGAGCTGATAGCGGCCGCCAATTCAACCCATCCGAACGGCAGGGATACCaatgctactaccaccagcagctcggccactaccaccaccaccaccaacaacaacaaccaatcgACGGCGACGCCACCTGCAACAACTGCATCagcggccaccatcagcagtaaCGCTATCAACAACCATCAGTCAACCCAATCAACCTCGGAGAGTGTCCAGGGGGCCACCGAAGGTGGTAGTGAAGGCGAGGGAGGCCCCGGTAGTCGGTCACGCAGTGCCAGCCAGAGCAAGGGTGGTggaccaccgccatcgtcaccCCACACGCTCCTGTCACCGCCGAGCCATTTTGTGACTGTGATCGAGGTGAAGGAGTCGCAGGCAGcggaaggcagcagcagcagcagcagaggccaTGCCATGGTAGCCAATACCAcgacagccaccaccaccaccaccaccaccgagtccGATggcggggtggagggaggaggCGGTACGAAGGAAaatagtagcaacagtagtagcagcagcagcagcagcaaccaccaaaCCAAGTGTTCGACACcaaagacggcgacgacgaataACAATTACGAGAACGTGCTCATTaacaccggcggtggcggtggtgcggtgttgAGTGCGAGGGAACGCTTTGGCGGTAGCATGGAGCGATTGATAATCGGTGATCGGGAAGGTCCGGGTCAGTCAGGTGTGACCGTCGGCGCTGGTAGCGCGAGCACATTCCATGATccgatgaagcagcagcagcagcagcatcatcctaaaccaccaccggatcgCGGCTCCTCTACGGCTGGTGCTGAAGCGTCAGtagctggcggtggtggtggtggtagtgcctTTACTGCAAACGGCTCCTCAATCTCCAAGCGCACCTCTCAGCTGCTGGGAGCGGCGgcagcatcgtcagcatcatcttcgtcgtcgtcatccatcGCGACTGCAGCCGTAGACCTAAAGAAGAAGGTCCCACCACG ACCGCCACCGAAGTTTGTACGCCGTGCCGCTCCGGTTGAACCACCTACCGTGCCATCGTCGGCAGTTCATGGCCAGCACGGGGGGCGACCGTCGAcacaagaaggaggaggaggtggtggtggtggtggaacgacTACTGCGGCAGACCAGCCCAGTGGACAAACGAATCCAACCATCGGTAGCAGTTCGCTGGAACGGTCCACCGTTAAACCGGCTGTTGAGATCTATCGGCAGCGATCCTCGGATTCGCTGGACGTAAAGCCCGGTGGCCCACCGACGCAGACGTCCGAGTACGGTCGATACCAGCGACCATCGCCGGTAACCGAGGGTCTCAAGGGGCGTCCAACCGCTAGCCTTGACAGCCCGCCCGGCTCACTGGGAAAGGGTGGCACCCGGGTGGAGctggctgcttctgcttcggcgGTCGGCGTGTCACCGACCGGCAGTCTCGGAAAGCTGCAATCGACCTCGACCGGCAACAACTCGAGctaccacagcagcagcgacagcccGACCGGTAGCCTTGGTAAAGCCGACCAAACGCCCCACCTGCAACGGGCACTCACCTACCAGCGGCAAGGCACGGGAGACAGTTTACCCAGCGTGCTCGGTTCCAAGGAATCCCTCGCAtctgggggtggtggtggtggtacagccGGAGGAGGAAGCATTACCGAGCGG ATCAAGAGCTACGAATCGATTTCCTCGCTCAGCTCAGACAGTGTACGGACGGGAGGGACCACGAGGGCAGGCGAAGAAGTTACCTCGATCGGTGGGGCGacgcaacaggaacaggagcacTACTACGATACGGTACCGCTGGACAACGGGGACGGTGACTACGTTTACATTCAGCCGGGTGGCATCGGCACCGAGGGCCGACCGGAGGATAACGCGGccacactgttgctgctaccaccatcagcacgaGGCagccatggcagcagcagccaaaccaGCGTGCAGCCACTGGAAACTGAATCTCCCGGACGTAACAACTATGTAAACATTGAGTATTTTATACG CTCGACTCAGAATAACGAAAACCGTAGCAGCTCGATCGATAGCGATGGGGAGGCAGATCTCGGCCCACCTCCCGTTCTGATGCGTGCGATCTCGACCGACACTAACCCAGCCACAAGTGACGTAGCCGAGAGTTTAGCCGCCGGAGGAACAgcaaccagtagcagcagcagcagtagcagcggtcTATCACGCAAGATATCC AACGCAAACCGTAATACCATCATCCGGCACATTGTGTCGAGCATCGTGACGAGCGAAACACTGTACGTCGAGTGTCTCAACAAGATGAAGCAGTACATGAAGGCGATACGGGCCACGCTCACCACCTCACAGCCTGTGATATCGGAGGAGGAGTTCCAgacaattttcttcaaaatcgAAGAGCTGCACGCGGTGCATTGCGAGTTTCTCACGGTACTGCGTGCCCGGCTGGCCGCTGACCACGACGACAGTGCGACCGGTGCGGATGGGCTGTGCGTGGGCGAGCAGTTTCGGCAGCTGGCGAGCCACATTCACCTGTACGGTGCGTTTCTACACAACTACGGCCGGGCGATCGATACGGTCAAGAGCTGTAGCACGCACAGCCAGCAGTTTAAGGAGATCGTGTCGAACATCGTGTTCAAGAATCAGAACGAGCAGAAGCTGTCGCTCGAGGAGCTGCTTCACAAACCTGTCGCCCGCGTACAGAAAAATGCGCTCGTACTGGAGGACCTGTTGGCGCATACGCCCGAACAGCATCCCGACTATCTGCCACTCCGGCAGGCGTCGAAGACGATGCGTACATTTTTGGCCGAATTCAACGTCGTCCAGACGCGCACCATGTTTCCG AGCGAGGATAAGGCCCTGCGCCGACTAGTGCGCAACTCGTTCATCGTCGAGCTAGCGGACGGTCATCGGAAGCTGCGtcatctcttcctcttcaacgATGTTATTGCGTGTGCCAAATACAAGGCAGCAGGGCGCGGGGCGAGCGAACGGAATgggttcgagttcgagctCAAATGGTTTATCCCGCTGCGCGATATCCTCATCTGCGAGGAATCGGCCAATGATTCGAAGGAGGCAAGCCCAATCAACATCGTGCAGCTAAAATCGCAGGCGTGCACGGTGCGCGACCAAATCATGCTGGATGAGCGGGACGAGATGGGACGACGTGGTGGCGGCAGCCGGTTAGGCGGGGCGCCCGGTGGATCGAGCCGCGTTGGCGACAAACATCGAAAGAAGCTGGCAGACCTGGAGGCCCAGCTGGTGCTCGCTTCGCCGAACCTGGTGTTTAAGATAGGCAATAAAGCTACCGGCAAGACGATGACCTTCTTCCTCAGCTCCGACTTCGAGCGAACGCAGTGGATTGATTCGATCCTTTCGCTGCAG CAATCGTGCAATCTTCCCGGGCAACTGGCAGTGCAGATCTACGATCTGCAGGCGTGGATCACCGCCTGCCAGGCGCTGATCAAAACCGAGATGGGCTCCTACTTAATGAGGAACGCGCGTGACGAGAGTCTGCTGGTAGGGGACCTACACCTTACCATCCAAGGGCTGACCGGTTTCGATCAGCCGCCGTGTGATCTATTTGTGTGCGTTGAGATCGATTCATACGGGCATTACTTCCGCAAGGCCAAAACCAAGCTCGTCTGCCGCAGCTCCTCGCCGTACTGGAACGAATCGTTcgtgctcgagctcgagggcAGCCAAAACCTGCGCCTACTGCTCTACCAGGATGCGGAGCAACGACAGAAACTGCGAGCAAAGCACGTGTTAAAG CTGAGCCGCAGCTGGCTACAGGAGACGCCCGTCAGCAAGTCCCTGAAATTGTCGGAATCGCTCAGCCTCGGCACGGTGATACGCTTCGTGCCGGGTGAAGTGACTTTGCGCCGGGTACCGACGTCCAAACCCggcgcccttttcggtgccaAACTGCAGTCAGTCATCAA GCGTGAAAAGCGCGACATCCCATTCATCGTGAGTGCTTGCGTGCGCGAGGTCGAGCGGCGCGGTATGGCCGAGGTCGGCATTTATCGCGTATCTGGTTCGGCGTCCGACGTGGCGAAGCTGAAGAAATCGTTCGAAACAAACGCTTACGAGGCGGAACAGTTGCTCAAGGAGGTGGACGTGCACTCGGTCACGGGCATCCTCAAGTCTTACCTGCGGGAATTGCCGGAGGCGCTCTTCACCGATCAGTATTACCAGCAGCTGTTCGACGCCTTCAACCAACAGACGTACACGAATGAGGCGGCTCGCATTCACGAGCTGCAGCGCATATTCGCCGATCTGCCGCAGCCTAATCGCGCCACCATCAACCTGCTGCTCGACCATCTCATGCG GGTGCACCAGCAGGAGATCGAAAACAAGATGTCGCTGCACAACCTTGCCATGGTGTTCGGGCCAACCCTGTTACGGCCGGGACCCACGGCTTCCAAGCAAAAGGATCTGCTCGAGTCGAGCACGGCCGACGTGATGACGCAAGCCGGTATTCTGTACAGCTTTCTGCAGGCCCGGCTGAAATAG
- the LOC125951357 gene encoding uncharacterized protein LOC125951357 isoform X1, whose product MSVFSDFQRMWVQRFPQSSLSDAWEQDVKASLERHKQRIAELSKELEQETLYVEYLERLLGEVERHREAGGVPSALFEANSPATQANLLTGNGSAPHALPSPTSLQEHQQQQGNTDTGASTTPSKDHSIAEEVNKNQIIKAAPNPHHSHHQTSENAGSTVTGVAASSSTAQVQGAGESTNSSELLQLRSGRDGPLNQCISELTSNLHSRRCVSELIAAANSTHPNGRDTNATTTSSSATTTTTTNNNNQSTATPPATTASAATISSNAINNHQSTQSTSESVQGATEGGSEGEGGPGSRSRSASQSKGGGPPPSSPHTLLSPPSHFVTVIEVKESQAAEGSSSSSRGHAMVANTTTATTTTTTTESDGGVEGGGGTKENSSNSSSSSSSSNHQTKCSTPKTATTNNNYENVLINTGGGGGAVLSARERFGGSMERLIIGDREGPGQSGVTVGAGSASTFHDPMKQQQQQHHPKPPPDRGSSTAGAEASVAGGGGGGSAFTANGSSISKRTSQLLGAAAASSASSSSSSSIATAAVDLKKKVPPRPPPKFVRRAAPVEPPTVPSSAVHGQHGGRPSTQEGGGGGGGGGTTTAADQPSGQTNPTIGSSSLERSTVKPAVEIYRQRSSDSLDVKPGGPPTQTSEYGRYQRPSPVTEGLKGRPTASLDSPPGSLGKGGTRVELAASASAVGVSPTGSLGKLQSTSTGNNSSYHSSSDSPTGSLGKADQTPHLQRALTYQRQGTGDSLPSVLGSKESLASGGGGGGTAGGGSITERIKSYESISSLSSDSVRTGGTTRAGEEVTSIGGATQQEQEHYYDTVPLDNGDGDYVYIQPGGIGTEGRPEDNAATLLLLPPSARGSHGSSSQTSVQPLETESPGRNNYVNIEYFIRSTQNNENRSSSIDSDGEADLGPPPVLMRAISTDTNPATSDVAESLAAGGTATSSSSSSSSGLSRKISNANRNTIIRHIVSSIVTSETLYVECLNKMKQYMKAIRATLTTSQPVISEEEFQTIFFKIEELHAVHCEFLTVLRARLAADHDDSATGADGLCVGEQFRQLASHIHLYGAFLHNYGRAIDTVKSCSTHSQQFKEIVSNIVFKNQNEQKLSLEELLHKPVARVQKNALVLEDLLAHTPEQHPDYLPLRQASKTMRTFLAEFNVVQTRTMFPSEDKALRRLVRNSFIVELADGHRKLRHLFLFNDVIACAKYKAAGRGASERNGFEFELKWFIPLRDILICEESANDSKEASPINIVQLKSQACTVRDQIMLDERDEMGRRGGGSRLGGAPGGSSRVGDKHRKKLADLEAQLVLASPNLVFKIGNKATGKTMTFFLSSDFERTQWIDSILSLQQSCNLPGQLAVQIYDLQAWITACQALIKTEMGSYLMRNARDESLLVGDLHLTIQGLTGFDQPPCDLFVCVEIDSYGHYFRKAKTKLVCRSSSPYWNESFVLELEGSQNLRLLLYQDAEQRQKLRAKHVLKLSRSWLQETPVSKSLKLSESLSLGTVIRFVPGEVTLRRVPTSKPGALFGAKLQSVIKREKRDIPFIVSACVREVERRGMAEVGIYRVSGSASDVAKLKKSFETNAYEAEQLLKEVDVHSVTGILKSYLRELPEALFTDQYYQQLFDAFNQQTYTNEAARIHELQRIFADLPQPNRATINLLLDHLMRVHQQEIENKMSLHNLAMVFGPTLLRPGPTASKQKDLLESSTADVMTQAGILYSFLQARLK is encoded by the exons aTGAGCGTGTTTAGCGATTTCCAGCGCATGTGGGTGCAGCGCTTCCCGCAAAGTTCGCTCTCCGATGCGTGGGAGCAGGACGTGAAGGCGAGCCTCGAGCGGCACAAGCAACGGATAGCGGAGCTGTCGAAGGAGCTCGAGCAGGAGACACTGTACGTCGAGTATCTGGAACGGTTGCTCGGCGAAGTCGAGCGGCACCGGGAGGCGGGCGGCGTACCGTCGGCCCTGTTCGAGGCGAACTCACCGGCGACCCAGGCCAATCTACTCACCGGCAATGGATCGGCACCGCACGCACTTCCTTCGCCAACCAGTCTGcaggagcatcagcagcagcaggggaacaccgacaccggtgcCTCCACGACACCGTCTAAGGATCATAGTATCGCAGAAGAAGTAAACAAG AATCAAATCATCAAGGCAGCTCCCAATCCCCACCATTCCCATCATCAGACATCGGAGAATGCCGGTAGCACGGTGACCGGAGTCGCAGCCTCCTCGAGTACGGCTCAGGTCCAAGGCGCAGGAGagagcaccaacagcagcgagctgctgcaactgcgcAGCGGGCGCGATGGGCCGCTGAATCAGTGCATCAGCGAGCTGACGTCGAACCTGCACAGTCGCCGGTGTGTGAGCGAGCTGATAGCGGCCGCCAATTCAACCCATCCGAACGGCAGGGATACCaatgctactaccaccagcagctcggccactaccaccaccaccaccaacaacaacaaccaatcgACGGCGACGCCACCTGCAACAACTGCATCagcggccaccatcagcagtaaCGCTATCAACAACCATCAGTCAACCCAATCAACCTCGGAGAGTGTCCAGGGGGCCACCGAAGGTGGTAGTGAAGGCGAGGGAGGCCCCGGTAGTCGGTCACGCAGTGCCAGCCAGAGCAAGGGTGGTggaccaccgccatcgtcaccCCACACGCTCCTGTCACCGCCGAGCCATTTTGTGACTGTGATCGAGGTGAAGGAGTCGCAGGCAGcggaaggcagcagcagcagcagcagaggccaTGCCATGGTAGCCAATACCAcgacagccaccaccaccaccaccaccaccgagtccGATggcggggtggagggaggaggCGGTACGAAGGAAaatagtagcaacagtagtagcagcagcagcagcagcaaccaccaaaCCAAGTGTTCGACACcaaagacggcgacgacgaataACAATTACGAGAACGTGCTCATTaacaccggcggtggcggtggtgcggtgttgAGTGCGAGGGAACGCTTTGGCGGTAGCATGGAGCGATTGATAATCGGTGATCGGGAAGGTCCGGGTCAGTCAGGTGTGACCGTCGGCGCTGGTAGCGCGAGCACATTCCATGATccgatgaagcagcagcagcagcagcatcatcctaaaccaccaccggatcgCGGCTCCTCTACGGCTGGTGCTGAAGCGTCAGtagctggcggtggtggtggtggtagtgcctTTACTGCAAACGGCTCCTCAATCTCCAAGCGCACCTCTCAGCTGCTGGGAGCGGCGgcagcatcgtcagcatcatcttcgtcgtcgtcatccatcGCGACTGCAGCCGTAGACCTAAAGAAGAAGGTCCCACCACG ACCGCCACCGAAGTTTGTACGCCGTGCCGCTCCGGTTGAACCACCTACCGTGCCATCGTCGGCAGTTCATGGCCAGCACGGGGGGCGACCGTCGAcacaagaaggaggaggaggtggtggtggtggtggaacgacTACTGCGGCAGACCAGCCCAGTGGACAAACGAATCCAACCATCGGTAGCAGTTCGCTGGAACGGTCCACCGTTAAACCGGCTGTTGAGATCTATCGGCAGCGATCCTCGGATTCGCTGGACGTAAAGCCCGGTGGCCCACCGACGCAGACGTCCGAGTACGGTCGATACCAGCGACCATCGCCGGTAACCGAGGGTCTCAAGGGGCGTCCAACCGCTAGCCTTGACAGCCCGCCCGGCTCACTGGGAAAGGGTGGCACCCGGGTGGAGctggctgcttctgcttcggcgGTCGGCGTGTCACCGACCGGCAGTCTCGGAAAGCTGCAATCGACCTCGACCGGCAACAACTCGAGctaccacagcagcagcgacagcccGACCGGTAGCCTTGGTAAAGCCGACCAAACGCCCCACCTGCAACGGGCACTCACCTACCAGCGGCAAGGCACGGGAGACAGTTTACCCAGCGTGCTCGGTTCCAAGGAATCCCTCGCAtctgggggtggtggtggtggtacagccGGAGGAGGAAGCATTACCGAGCGG ATCAAGAGCTACGAATCGATTTCCTCGCTCAGCTCAGACAGTGTACGGACGGGAGGGACCACGAGGGCAGGCGAAGAAGTTACCTCGATCGGTGGGGCGacgcaacaggaacaggagcacTACTACGATACGGTACCGCTGGACAACGGGGACGGTGACTACGTTTACATTCAGCCGGGTGGCATCGGCACCGAGGGCCGACCGGAGGATAACGCGGccacactgttgctgctaccaccatcagcacgaGGCagccatggcagcagcagccaaaccaGCGTGCAGCCACTGGAAACTGAATCTCCCGGACGTAACAACTATGTAAACATTGAGTATTTTATACG CTCGACTCAGAATAACGAAAACCGTAGCAGCTCGATCGATAGCGATGGGGAGGCAGATCTCGGCCCACCTCCCGTTCTGATGCGTGCGATCTCGACCGACACTAACCCAGCCACAAGTGACGTAGCCGAGAGTTTAGCCGCCGGAGGAACAgcaaccagtagcagcagcagcagtagcagcggtcTATCACGCAAGATATCC AACGCAAACCGTAATACCATCATCCGGCACATTGTGTCGAGCATCGTGACGAGCGAAACACTGTACGTCGAGTGTCTCAACAAGATGAAGCAGTACATGAAGGCGATACGGGCCACGCTCACCACCTCACAGCCTGTGATATCGGAGGAGGAGTTCCAgacaattttcttcaaaatcgAAGAGCTGCACGCGGTGCATTGCGAGTTTCTCACGGTACTGCGTGCCCGGCTGGCCGCTGACCACGACGACAGTGCGACCGGTGCGGATGGGCTGTGCGTGGGCGAGCAGTTTCGGCAGCTGGCGAGCCACATTCACCTGTACGGTGCGTTTCTACACAACTACGGCCGGGCGATCGATACGGTCAAGAGCTGTAGCACGCACAGCCAGCAGTTTAAGGAGATCGTGTCGAACATCGTGTTCAAGAATCAGAACGAGCAGAAGCTGTCGCTCGAGGAGCTGCTTCACAAACCTGTCGCCCGCGTACAGAAAAATGCGCTCGTACTGGAGGACCTGTTGGCGCATACGCCCGAACAGCATCCCGACTATCTGCCACTCCGGCAGGCGTCGAAGACGATGCGTACATTTTTGGCCGAATTCAACGTCGTCCAGACGCGCACCATGTTTCCG AGCGAGGATAAGGCCCTGCGCCGACTAGTGCGCAACTCGTTCATCGTCGAGCTAGCGGACGGTCATCGGAAGCTGCGtcatctcttcctcttcaacgATGTTATTGCGTGTGCCAAATACAAGGCAGCAGGGCGCGGGGCGAGCGAACGGAATgggttcgagttcgagctCAAATGGTTTATCCCGCTGCGCGATATCCTCATCTGCGAGGAATCGGCCAATGATTCGAAGGAGGCAAGCCCAATCAACATCGTGCAGCTAAAATCGCAGGCGTGCACGGTGCGCGACCAAATCATGCTGGATGAGCGGGACGAGATGGGACGACGTGGTGGCGGCAGCCGGTTAGGCGGGGCGCCCGGTGGATCGAGCCGCGTTGGCGACAAACATCGAAAGAAGCTGGCAGACCTGGAGGCCCAGCTGGTGCTCGCTTCGCCGAACCTGGTGTTTAAGATAGGCAATAAAGCTACCGGCAAGACGATGACCTTCTTCCTCAGCTCCGACTTCGAGCGAACGCAGTGGATTGATTCGATCCTTTCGCTGCAG CAATCGTGCAATCTTCCCGGGCAACTGGCAGTGCAGATCTACGATCTGCAGGCGTGGATCACCGCCTGCCAGGCGCTGATCAAAACCGAGATGGGCTCCTACTTAATGAGGAACGCGCGTGACGAGAGTCTGCTGGTAGGGGACCTACACCTTACCATCCAAGGGCTGACCGGTTTCGATCAGCCGCCGTGTGATCTATTTGTGTGCGTTGAGATCGATTCATACGGGCATTACTTCCGCAAGGCCAAAACCAAGCTCGTCTGCCGCAGCTCCTCGCCGTACTGGAACGAATCGTTcgtgctcgagctcgagggcAGCCAAAACCTGCGCCTACTGCTCTACCAGGATGCGGAGCAACGACAGAAACTGCGAGCAAAGCACGTGTTAAAG CTGAGCCGCAGCTGGCTACAGGAGACGCCCGTCAGCAAGTCCCTGAAATTGTCGGAATCGCTCAGCCTCGGCACGGTGATACGCTTCGTGCCGGGTGAAGTGACTTTGCGCCGGGTACCGACGTCCAAACCCggcgcccttttcggtgccaAACTGCAGTCAGTCATCAA GCGTGAAAAGCGCGACATCCCATTCATCGTGAGTGCTTGCGTGCGCGAGGTCGAGCGGCGCGGTATGGCCGAGGTCGGCATTTATCGCGTATCTGGTTCGGCGTCCGACGTGGCGAAGCTGAAGAAATCGTTCGAAACAAACGCTTACGAGGCGGAACAGTTGCTCAAGGAGGTGGACGTGCACTCGGTCACGGGCATCCTCAAGTCTTACCTGCGGGAATTGCCGGAGGCGCTCTTCACCGATCAGTATTACCAGCAGCTGTTCGACGCCTTCAACCAACAGACGTACACGAATGAGGCGGCTCGCATTCACGAGCTGCAGCGCATATTCGCCGATCTGCCGCAGCCTAATCGCGCCACCATCAACCTGCTGCTCGACCATCTCATGCG GGTGCACCAGCAGGAGATCGAAAACAAGATGTCGCTGCACAACCTTGCCATGGTGTTCGGGCCAACCCTGTTACGGCCGGGACCCACGGCTTCCAAGCAAAAGGATCTGCTCGAGTCGAGCACGGCCGACGTGATGACGCAAGCCGGTATTCTGTACAGCTTTCTGCAGGCCCGGCTGAAATAG